One segment of Haloplanus natans DSM 17983 DNA contains the following:
- a CDS encoding TrmB family transcriptional regulator codes for MEEAIEVLQQLGLKEYEARCFVGLSRLDTGTAKQLGEMTEVPRTRVYDAIRVLEAQGLVEIQHSSPQQFRVVPLDEATETLRDQYEDRVERLYDSLETVEIVEQEDETPVQQVWAMSGRDAIENRTDQLIEEASEEVVLVVGDESLLTDDLVATLNDVDSGVDLLVGALTESLQDQIQTAVPDATTFVSGLEWLHGEDATENETAIGRLLLVDRSTILVSSLMPDTKEEQAIFGDGFGNGLVVIARRLMAQGLLTARDPRQ; via the coding sequence TTGGAGGAAGCAATCGAGGTCCTCCAGCAACTCGGCTTGAAAGAGTACGAGGCACGATGTTTCGTCGGCCTGTCCCGTCTCGACACGGGAACAGCAAAGCAATTGGGCGAGATGACGGAGGTGCCCCGAACGAGGGTGTACGATGCGATTCGAGTGCTGGAAGCGCAAGGTCTGGTCGAGATCCAGCATTCGAGCCCGCAGCAGTTCCGGGTGGTTCCGCTGGACGAGGCGACCGAGACCCTGCGCGACCAGTACGAAGACCGCGTCGAACGCCTCTACGATTCGCTAGAGACGGTCGAAATCGTCGAGCAGGAGGACGAGACCCCCGTCCAGCAGGTATGGGCGATGTCCGGGCGGGACGCGATCGAAAATCGGACGGACCAACTCATCGAGGAGGCATCCGAGGAGGTCGTTCTCGTCGTCGGCGACGAGTCACTGCTGACCGACGATCTCGTTGCCACCCTCAACGACGTCGATAGCGGGGTCGACCTTCTCGTCGGCGCGTTGACGGAGTCGCTTCAAGACCAGATACAAACGGCCGTACCGGACGCCACGACGTTCGTCTCTGGCCTCGAATGGCTACATGGCGAGGACGCTACTGAAAACGAGACGGCGATCGGCCGGCTCCTTCTGGTCGACCGCTCGACGATTCTCGTGAGTTCGCTCATGCCCGACACCAAGGAAGAACAAGCCATATTCGGCGACGGATTCGGGAACGGTCTGGTCGTCATCGCCCGGCGTCTCATGGCACAGGGATTGTTGACCGCCCGCGATCCGAGGCAGTAA
- a CDS encoding TrmB family transcriptional regulator, with protein sequence MSSDPVEDPRTAAIEQLERFGLSAYAARTFVALASLGTGTARDISQVSEVPRTRVYDAIDELHDRGLVDILQSSPKQFWAISAETASRTFEHELQNRTEILRTALSELEPIERRTEQRGVWTVDGQTAVTERVLEFFASADDEIVYMTVEELLTEDLIEGLSEATERGVSVKLAGVSTEVQERIQDRIPGATMFESLWIWSDTSAGRLMMVDGRKTLVSALVNGADASPSDPRAETAIWGEGDTNSLVVVLKAIFTWRLDANPPD encoded by the coding sequence ATGAGCAGTGATCCAGTCGAAGACCCACGGACCGCCGCGATCGAGCAACTCGAACGGTTCGGGTTGAGTGCCTACGCCGCACGGACGTTCGTCGCGCTTGCGAGCCTCGGCACGGGGACTGCCAGAGACATCAGCCAGGTGTCGGAGGTGCCACGCACTCGAGTGTACGACGCGATCGACGAGTTACACGACCGGGGGCTCGTCGATATCCTCCAATCGTCGCCCAAGCAGTTCTGGGCAATCTCCGCCGAAACCGCGAGTCGGACGTTCGAACACGAGCTCCAGAACCGCACGGAAATCCTCCGGACGGCGCTGAGTGAACTCGAACCCATCGAACGACGGACCGAGCAACGCGGCGTCTGGACGGTAGACGGACAGACTGCGGTCACGGAACGGGTTCTGGAGTTTTTTGCCAGCGCGGACGACGAAATCGTCTACATGACCGTCGAAGAACTCCTTACCGAGGACCTGATCGAAGGGTTGAGCGAAGCCACAGAACGGGGCGTTTCGGTCAAACTGGCTGGGGTGTCGACGGAGGTCCAGGAACGCATTCAGGACCGGATCCCCGGCGCGACGATGTTCGAGTCGCTATGGATCTGGTCGGACACGTCGGCGGGACGGCTCATGATGGTCGACGGGCGAAAAACCCTCGTGAGTGCGCTCGTCAACGGCGCGGACGCAAGTCCGTCCGATCCGCGGGCGGAGACCGCCATCTGGGGCGAGGGTGACACGAACAGTCTGGTCGTGGTGCTGAAGGCGATTTTCACCTGGCGACTCGACGCGAATCCTCCGGACTAA
- a CDS encoding DUF7344 domain-containing protein has protein sequence MTNHGLDACLRLVADRHRRLIIHHLRHEANGATTVDDLVDRMHGRSPDAKDGPLQDREALAIQLHHTHLPQLADHGVVDFEHTTGAVRYHPDEQVEAVLDSLPEEVSPPNP, from the coding sequence ATGACGAATCACGGTCTCGACGCGTGTCTTCGCCTGGTCGCCGACCGGCACCGACGTCTGATCATCCACCACTTGCGCCACGAGGCTAACGGGGCCACGACGGTCGACGATCTCGTCGATCGGATGCACGGGCGATCCCCCGACGCCAAAGACGGCCCGCTGCAGGACCGGGAAGCACTCGCCATCCAACTCCACCACACCCACCTGCCGCAGTTAGCAGACCACGGTGTCGTCGACTTCGAGCACACGACTGGTGCCGTCCGGTACCATCCCGACGAACAGGTCGAGGCGGTGCTCGACTCGCTCCCTGAAGAAGTGTCGCCGCCGAATCCCTGA
- a CDS encoding SPFH domain-containing protein: MYDPVLLQVSTFEVTIVGLFVLVLAIVTVWQMVRIVDAYDKEALTVFGEYRGLIEPGINFVPPFVSRTYPFDMRTQTMDVPRQEAITRDNSPVTADAVVYLRVMDAKKAFLEVEDYKTAVSNLAQTTLRAVIGDMELDETLNKRQEINARIRKELDEPTDEWGVRVESVEVREVNPSPEVQNAMEQQTGAERRRRATILEAQGERRSAVEKAEGDKQSNIIRAQGEKQSQILEAQGDAISTVLRAKSAESMGERAIIDKGMDTLEAIGQGESTTFVIPQELTSLVGRYGKHLTGSDVEADGQQLDSLQFDAETRELVGLDDIKEILGEIDRAAEMDVEELEQQAKAVKDGASNAASAGHVEEETND, translated from the coding sequence ATGTACGACCCGGTCCTGCTGCAGGTTTCGACTTTCGAGGTAACGATAGTTGGCCTGTTCGTACTGGTGCTGGCAATCGTAACGGTCTGGCAGATGGTGCGGATCGTCGACGCCTACGACAAGGAGGCACTCACCGTCTTCGGCGAGTATCGCGGCTTGATCGAGCCGGGCATCAACTTCGTTCCGCCCTTCGTCTCGCGCACGTACCCGTTCGACATGCGTACACAGACGATGGACGTGCCCCGACAGGAGGCTATCACGCGGGACAACTCCCCCGTGACGGCGGACGCCGTCGTCTATCTCCGCGTGATGGATGCCAAAAAGGCGTTTCTGGAGGTCGAAGACTACAAGACGGCGGTCTCGAACCTCGCCCAGACCACGCTCCGGGCAGTCATCGGCGACATGGAACTCGACGAGACGCTGAACAAGCGCCAGGAAATCAACGCCCGCATCCGGAAGGAACTGGACGAACCCACCGACGAATGGGGAGTTCGCGTCGAGTCGGTCGAGGTCCGAGAGGTCAATCCCAGTCCGGAGGTGCAGAACGCGATGGAACAGCAAACCGGTGCGGAGCGGAGACGCCGGGCGACGATCCTCGAAGCACAGGGCGAACGCCGGAGTGCCGTCGAGAAGGCCGAAGGGGACAAGCAGTCGAACATCATTCGAGCGCAAGGCGAAAAACAGAGCCAGATTCTCGAAGCGCAGGGTGACGCCATCTCGACGGTACTGCGCGCGAAGTCCGCGGAGTCGATGGGGGAACGTGCGATCATCGACAAGGGGATGGACACGCTCGAAGCGATCGGACAGGGCGAATCGACGACGTTCGTCATCCCGCAGGAACTCACCTCGCTCGTCGGCCGGTACGGCAAGCACCTCACGGGGAGCGACGTGGAGGCCGACGGTCAGCAACTGGACAGCCTCCAGTTCGACGCCGAGACGCGGGAACTCGTCGGACTCGACGACATCAAAGAGATACTCGGCGAAATCGACCGGGCCGCGGAGATGGACGTCGAAGAGCTAGAACAACAGGCCAAGGCGGTCAAGGACGGGGCTTCGAACGCCGCGAGTGCCGGCCACGTGGAGGAGGAGACGAACGACTGA
- a CDS encoding alkaline phosphatase PhoX translates to MVDLTRRSLMATSVAAAVGAGMSGVASADVEETDTVGAPSVRGELKRFASTSLGAEVTGPFVFENDNTLLFSHQHPSRDNPENWSRGGIGYVSGFNFTLDGSNDDFSELSVPTTADEQSRVRVGNGEYVFLARQEDPIDGGSEQLGVPETPDGNPIDRYAGSRYTEPGYTPDCNQFIPTNEDATEGYLFTNFETSPGNVTRIPISKTDDGEWESNLDDAINLANTDGLRSLGGTRINCGGNRTPYGTYVSSEEEYAHPRTSYASTVSGTLEAGSGEGKRGAAHFWNRPNPAEIPSKEYVTWYPQGAFALSGVELAAYYLGADAIDQEGPGQSTWDVDTPSGIDARANGTAVEVDETNTRDPIGEGYPNRYRYGYQLEIRDPAAETPTPVKHYVMGRAAWEMPSFQPDNQTVYELSDGDNKAIYKFVADQPLDEYDDPMQVSGTLYAAKVTNDAASAADAGQRNSPANTNLELEWLPLGNATNAEIESWIAEYDDITQVDYLETHADTDWEEDLDAAIEEADKEVIANGNQNYITDQEIADWATQYEERGPDGVDEELRRVPFLETNAAAKEIGASADFNKAEGIDSIDDAQPGDFVYFGISEFNDSLADDVSDVQLDRVDGGLVYRGELGPNYDISRLEPAIVGPDSTDSAAISDDALLNVDNVHVMDDGRVLCCEDADQLGRSYPNDCLYVYQPSVMVDVESKAVGYGATGTANVYAKSLPAGFSGAQVTITVSNPEVATITGVEFPDALGLTESSISDDGSTAMLRFADTDRNVQAGGHNVTVASLTLRGDSTGTTDLNVSVNQMDDESGKAIDAEARSGVLVTGPPTVTGASAPTDPDGDGLYEDVNGNGRLDYEDIQLLFSNFDSDSVTMNKSAYDFNENGGLDFDDIVSLYEEVN, encoded by the coding sequence ATGGTCGATTTGACTCGACGAAGTTTGATGGCAACGTCAGTAGCCGCCGCAGTCGGCGCCGGGATGTCCGGCGTGGCGAGCGCGGACGTAGAGGAGACGGACACGGTCGGCGCACCGAGCGTCAGGGGAGAGCTCAAGCGGTTCGCGTCGACATCGCTGGGGGCGGAGGTCACCGGACCGTTCGTCTTCGAGAACGACAACACGCTGCTGTTCAGTCACCAGCACCCGAGCCGCGACAACCCGGAGAACTGGTCTCGGGGCGGAATCGGCTACGTGAGCGGGTTCAACTTCACGCTCGACGGCAGCAACGACGACTTCTCGGAGCTGTCGGTGCCGACGACGGCCGACGAGCAGAGCCGCGTCCGCGTCGGTAACGGAGAGTACGTCTTCCTGGCCAGACAGGAGGACCCGATCGACGGTGGGAGCGAGCAACTCGGCGTCCCCGAGACGCCGGACGGCAACCCGATCGACCGGTACGCCGGCAGCCGATACACCGAACCCGGCTACACGCCGGACTGCAACCAGTTCATCCCCACGAACGAGGACGCGACCGAGGGCTACCTCTTCACCAACTTCGAAACCAGCCCGGGCAACGTCACCCGGATCCCTATCTCGAAAACGGACGACGGCGAGTGGGAGTCGAACCTCGACGACGCAATCAACCTCGCTAACACCGACGGGCTCCGGAGCCTCGGTGGGACGCGAATCAACTGCGGTGGGAACCGCACGCCGTACGGCACGTACGTCTCCTCCGAGGAGGAGTACGCACACCCCCGAACGAGCTACGCCAGCACCGTGAGCGGCACCCTCGAAGCCGGCTCCGGTGAGGGAAAGCGCGGCGCCGCACACTTCTGGAACCGGCCGAACCCGGCCGAGATCCCGAGCAAGGAGTACGTCACCTGGTACCCCCAGGGTGCCTTCGCACTCTCGGGCGTCGAACTGGCCGCGTACTACCTCGGCGCGGACGCGATCGATCAAGAGGGGCCGGGCCAGTCGACGTGGGACGTCGATACGCCGAGCGGGATCGACGCCCGCGCCAACGGTACGGCCGTCGAGGTCGACGAGACGAACACCCGCGACCCGATCGGCGAGGGCTACCCCAACCGGTACCGCTACGGCTACCAACTCGAGATCCGTGACCCGGCCGCCGAGACGCCGACGCCGGTCAAACACTACGTCATGGGCCGTGCGGCCTGGGAGATGCCGAGCTTCCAGCCCGACAACCAAACCGTCTACGAGCTCTCCGACGGCGACAACAAGGCGATCTACAAGTTCGTCGCCGATCAGCCCCTCGACGAGTACGACGATCCGATGCAGGTGTCGGGAACGCTCTACGCGGCCAAGGTAACCAACGACGCGGCGAGCGCCGCCGACGCCGGGCAGCGGAACTCCCCCGCGAACACGAACCTCGAACTCGAATGGCTGCCGCTCGGCAACGCAACCAACGCCGAGATCGAGTCCTGGATCGCGGAGTACGACGACATCACGCAGGTCGACTACCTGGAGACCCACGCCGACACCGACTGGGAGGAGGACCTCGACGCGGCCATCGAGGAGGCCGACAAGGAGGTCATCGCGAACGGCAACCAGAACTACATCACGGACCAGGAGATCGCCGACTGGGCGACGCAGTACGAGGAGCGCGGCCCCGACGGCGTCGACGAGGAACTCCGCCGGGTGCCCTTCCTCGAAACCAACGCGGCTGCCAAGGAGATCGGCGCGTCCGCCGACTTCAACAAGGCCGAGGGGATCGACAGCATCGACGACGCCCAGCCCGGCGACTTCGTCTACTTCGGCATCTCCGAGTTCAACGACTCGCTTGCCGACGACGTGAGCGACGTGCAGCTCGACCGCGTCGACGGCGGCCTCGTCTACCGCGGCGAACTCGGCCCGAACTACGACATCTCGCGGCTCGAACCCGCCATCGTCGGTCCCGACAGCACGGATTCGGCGGCCATCTCCGACGACGCCCTGCTGAACGTCGACAACGTCCACGTGATGGACGACGGCCGCGTGCTGTGCTGTGAGGACGCCGACCAGCTCGGCCGATCGTACCCCAACGACTGCCTGTACGTCTACCAGCCGAGCGTCATGGTCGACGTCGAGTCGAAGGCCGTCGGCTACGGTGCCACCGGCACCGCAAACGTGTACGCCAAGTCCCTGCCGGCCGGCTTCTCCGGTGCGCAGGTGACGATCACCGTCTCGAACCCCGAGGTGGCGACGATCACGGGCGTCGAGTTCCCCGACGCGCTCGGCCTCACCGAGAGTTCGATCAGCGACGACGGCTCCACCGCCATGCTGCGCTTTGCCGACACCGACCGGAACGTCCAAGCCGGCGGTCACAACGTCACGGTCGCCTCGCTCACCCTGCGTGGCGACAGTACGGGGACGACCGACCTGAACGTCTCGGTCAACCAGATGGACGACGAGTCCGGGAAAGCAATCGACGCCGAGGCCCGCTCCGGCGTGCTCGTCACCGGCCCGCCGACGGTCACGGGCGCCAGTGCCCCGACCGATCCCGACGGTGACGGCCTCTACGAGGACGTGAACGGCAACGGCCGCCTCGACTACGAGGACATCCAGCTCCTGTTCAGCAACTTCGACAGCGACAGCGTGACGATGAACAAGTCGGCGTACGACTTCAACGAGAACGGTGGGCTCGACTTCGACGACATCGTGAGTCTCTACGAAGAGGTCAACTAA
- a CDS encoding arsenate reductase/protein-tyrosine-phosphatase family protein, whose amino-acid sequence MTEHTDTDPIRIAFMCVQNAGRSQMSTAFAERERERRGLEDRIEILTGGTHPADHVHDEVVETMDEAGFDLSDRAPREITLDELQSCDYVATMGCSTLDVGDVGEGVDIREWALDDPDGRDPDRVREIRDEIERRVSSLFEELEDAENPPS is encoded by the coding sequence ATGACTGAACACACCGACACCGATCCGATTCGCATCGCCTTCATGTGCGTCCAGAACGCCGGCCGCTCCCAGATGTCGACGGCCTTCGCGGAGCGCGAACGGGAGCGACGTGGGCTCGAAGACCGCATCGAAATCCTCACCGGCGGGACCCATCCAGCCGACCACGTACACGACGAGGTCGTCGAGACGATGGACGAAGCGGGGTTCGATCTCTCCGACCGGGCGCCACGAGAGATCACGCTGGACGAACTGCAGTCCTGTGACTACGTCGCCACGATGGGGTGTTCGACGCTCGATGTCGGTGATGTCGGCGAGGGCGTCGATATCCGAGAGTGGGCACTCGACGACCCTGACGGTCGGGATCCGGATCGAGTGCGTGAAATCCGCGACGAAATCGAGCGTCGAGTGAGTAGCCTGTTCGAGGAACTCGAAGACGCCGAGAATCCACCGTCGTAG
- the arsB gene encoding ACR3 family arsenite efflux transporter — MSNVEHQHGPNCSCESCGDPRSMDFLDKYLTVWIFGAMAIGVGLGFVAPSVTQPIQNLHLVEIGLVLMMYPPLAKADYSQLRAVFSNWRVLGLSLVQNWLIGPTLMFGLAVIFFSGLVPGLPARPEFFLGLVFIGMARCIAMVLVWNELAEGSTEYVTGLVAFNSLFQIVTYGVYVWFFGLFLPPLLGMESLVAGIQTFDVTPMQVFQAIVIFLGIPFVGGFLTRYVGTRTKGQQWYDEEFVPKIDPLTLVALLFTVVVMFATQGENIVASPGDVLLIAVPLTIYFVVMFLVSFGMGKGIGADYSTTTAIGFTAASNNFELAIAVAVAVFGVGSGVAFTTVVGPLIEVPVLLALVNVALYFQRKFDWSGATTGQLTPTGSDPTPEDD, encoded by the coding sequence ATGAGTAACGTCGAACACCAGCACGGCCCGAACTGTAGCTGCGAGAGCTGTGGGGACCCGCGATCGATGGATTTCCTCGATAAGTACCTCACCGTCTGGATCTTCGGCGCGATGGCGATCGGCGTCGGCCTGGGATTCGTCGCCCCGTCAGTCACGCAACCGATCCAGAACCTCCATCTCGTCGAGATCGGACTGGTTCTGATGATGTATCCGCCGCTGGCGAAGGCCGACTACTCGCAGCTCCGAGCCGTCTTCAGCAACTGGCGGGTGCTCGGATTGAGCCTCGTCCAGAACTGGCTCATCGGCCCGACGCTGATGTTCGGACTCGCCGTGATCTTCTTCAGCGGGCTCGTTCCCGGTCTCCCCGCCCGTCCCGAGTTCTTCCTCGGGCTGGTGTTCATCGGGATGGCCCGCTGCATCGCGATGGTCCTCGTCTGGAACGAACTCGCGGAGGGCTCGACGGAGTACGTGACCGGCTTGGTCGCGTTCAACAGCCTCTTTCAGATCGTCACCTACGGAGTGTACGTCTGGTTTTTCGGACTCTTTCTCCCGCCGCTGCTCGGCATGGAGAGTCTCGTCGCCGGCATCCAGACGTTCGACGTGACGCCGATGCAGGTGTTTCAGGCGATTGTGATCTTCCTCGGGATTCCCTTCGTCGGCGGATTCCTCACGCGGTACGTCGGCACCCGAACGAAGGGCCAGCAGTGGTACGACGAGGAGTTCGTCCCGAAGATCGACCCGCTCACGCTCGTCGCGCTCCTCTTTACCGTCGTCGTGATGTTCGCCACGCAGGGCGAGAACATCGTCGCGTCGCCGGGTGACGTGCTTCTGATCGCCGTACCCCTCACTATCTACTTCGTCGTGATGTTCCTCGTGAGCTTCGGGATGGGCAAGGGCATCGGCGCGGACTACTCGACGACGACGGCCATCGGCTTCACGGCGGCGTCGAACAACTTCGAACTCGCGATTGCGGTCGCCGTTGCGGTGTTCGGCGTCGGCTCCGGCGTCGCGTTCACCACCGTCGTCGGCCCACTCATCGAGGTTCCGGTGTTGCTCGCGTTGGTCAACGTCGCGCTCTACTTCCAGCGAAAGTTCGACTGGAGTGGTGCCACGACGGGACAGCTCACACCGACTGGATCGGATCCGACTCCCGAGGACGATTGA
- a CDS encoding ArsR/SmtB family transcription factor, with product MPQATERLRRYLEDELEECRSEDVERRLDELGTLEAALGTDQVDAELEVLSALASETRYTLVRVLVAAEEELCVCELNGVVDVSESGLSHALSQLVEAGLVEGRKDGRWKKYRATNRAVALVTVLEGSVTIDE from the coding sequence ATGCCACAAGCAACGGAACGGCTTCGACGCTACCTCGAGGACGAACTCGAGGAGTGTCGCAGCGAGGACGTCGAGCGGCGTCTCGACGAACTCGGGACGCTCGAAGCGGCACTCGGAACCGACCAGGTGGACGCCGAACTGGAAGTCCTCTCGGCGCTCGCCAGCGAGACACGCTACACGCTCGTTCGGGTACTCGTCGCAGCGGAAGAAGAGCTCTGTGTCTGTGAACTGAACGGCGTCGTCGACGTGAGCGAGAGTGGTCTCAGTCACGCCCTCTCGCAACTCGTCGAAGCTGGCCTCGTCGAGGGACGGAAGGACGGCCGCTGGAAGAAGTACCGGGCGACCAACCGCGCCGTCGCGCTCGTCACCGTCCTCGAAGGGAGCGTGACCATCGATGAGTAA
- the ubaA gene encoding SAMP-activating enzyme E1, with protein MSDLSLDATQLDRYSRHIIMDEVGPDGQKRLLDSSALVVGAGGLGAPVIQYLAAAGVGTLGVVDDDVVERSNLQRQVIHGDDDVGRPKVDSAKDFVASLNPDVDVTTHEMRLDRANADILTDYDIVVDASDNFPTRYLVNDVCRLEGIPVSHGAIYKFEGQVTTLHPDGPCYRCLFREAPEPGTVPDCATTGVLGVLPGTVGCIQATEAVKVLLGAGDPLIGRLLFYDAMDMSFETVPYAEDPDCPVCGDDPIDSIDSIEYVDGCVIGAD; from the coding sequence ATGAGTGACCTCTCGCTGGACGCTACGCAGCTGGATCGCTACTCCCGGCACATCATCATGGACGAGGTGGGGCCGGACGGGCAGAAGCGCCTGCTGGATTCGAGCGCGCTCGTCGTCGGTGCTGGTGGCCTCGGCGCGCCCGTCATCCAGTATCTCGCGGCCGCGGGCGTGGGAACCCTCGGCGTCGTCGACGACGACGTGGTCGAACGATCGAACCTCCAACGACAGGTGATCCACGGCGACGACGATGTCGGGCGGCCGAAAGTCGATAGCGCGAAGGACTTCGTCGCGTCTCTCAATCCCGATGTGGACGTGACGACCCACGAGATGCGACTCGACCGGGCGAACGCCGACATCCTCACCGACTACGACATCGTCGTCGACGCCTCCGACAACTTCCCGACGCGCTATCTCGTCAACGATGTCTGTCGACTCGAAGGGATTCCCGTCTCCCACGGCGCCATCTACAAGTTCGAGGGACAGGTGACGACGCTTCACCCGGACGGCCCCTGTTACCGGTGTCTGTTCCGCGAGGCACCCGAACCCGGCACCGTCCCTGACTGTGCGACGACGGGTGTCCTCGGCGTCCTCCCCGGTACCGTCGGCTGTATCCAGGCGACCGAGGCGGTGAAAGTCCTCCTCGGTGCCGGCGACCCCCTGATCGGCCGCCTGCTCTTCTACGACGCGATGGACATGAGCTTCGAGACGGTGCCCTACGCCGAGGACCCCGACTGCCCCGTCTGTGGCGACGACCCCATCGACTCCATCGACTCCATCGAGTACGTCGACGGGTGTGTTATCGGCGCGGACTGA
- a CDS encoding DUF7845 domain-containing protein — translation MSDSEEIAGQLLPQTHEVEGELIYSENGLDPYWLLISLLVNKYDGHAEDIPMEIGDESWTVELYYQEGGISAAPFDAVGGDTLYEPRIAIEGPDRRNINFHVRPRYAGMKAESSGEVIETPFNNENRPDEGYSVRISGSNVDVRRYPDLFCRSVHALAAGENVSRRYFRELSPMSNIHAVELYVRIRRELAESLLQEDGPLQRMSTLLSTKLGAEGAYYFSNSGPNRDVLGYRHRLLLNKSDADELLNRHRHGKQIKIYHPDKVRDQEDDPLYHPKLGILYHFSKEHLGNEGNSVPWSRLEELLRELRETLMNIVSWSGLTTKPDPTTYVSDDAFELREAEDPVQLVKDPLPRVEADQESLLLKTLGDLTPSDEQLLQVVADGGEVSVHEAAEETDRSLSTIYRALDRLGDLLRNDSGTLSFISEKIREDLSGVLRETETALESGVRRLCELLDLDPRQLEQKGSAWQKWLARWGAEAVEHGDQSERMLIKISTMMDRLRATDRPLVDEIVAEAYEAWCNSGGPRGDWWDAQVQWTNGADQTHTVSVSALLEPDGSPVRSAPG, via the coding sequence GTGAGCGACTCCGAGGAGATCGCCGGCCAGCTGCTCCCGCAAACACATGAGGTGGAGGGAGAGCTGATCTATTCGGAGAACGGACTTGATCCCTACTGGCTCCTGATCTCGCTCCTCGTGAACAAGTACGACGGCCACGCCGAGGATATTCCAATGGAGATCGGAGACGAGAGCTGGACGGTTGAGCTCTATTACCAAGAGGGAGGGATCTCGGCCGCGCCTTTCGATGCGGTCGGTGGAGACACCCTTTACGAGCCGCGGATCGCTATCGAAGGCCCCGACCGGCGGAACATCAATTTCCACGTTCGGCCACGCTACGCCGGCATGAAAGCGGAGTCCTCTGGAGAGGTGATCGAAACCCCGTTCAATAACGAGAATCGCCCCGACGAAGGGTACTCCGTCCGGATCTCGGGATCGAACGTAGATGTTCGACGGTACCCCGATCTATTCTGTCGGTCCGTCCACGCGCTCGCGGCTGGCGAGAACGTCTCCCGTCGGTACTTCCGTGAGCTCAGTCCCATGAGCAACATCCACGCCGTTGAGCTCTACGTCCGTATTCGGAGAGAGCTGGCGGAGTCGTTGCTTCAGGAGGATGGACCGCTCCAGCGTATGAGCACGCTCCTCTCCACGAAGCTCGGAGCCGAAGGTGCCTACTATTTCAGCAACTCCGGCCCGAACCGTGACGTGCTCGGATACCGGCACCGGCTCCTCCTAAACAAGTCCGATGCTGACGAGCTGCTCAACCGCCACCGTCACGGAAAGCAAATCAAAATCTACCATCCCGATAAGGTGCGTGATCAGGAGGATGATCCGCTCTACCATCCGAAGCTCGGTATCCTCTACCATTTCTCGAAAGAGCACCTCGGGAACGAGGGGAACTCCGTTCCGTGGAGCCGCCTCGAGGAGCTGCTCCGGGAGCTCCGAGAGACGCTCATGAACATCGTTTCGTGGTCCGGTCTCACCACGAAGCCCGATCCCACCACGTACGTCTCGGACGATGCTTTCGAGCTCCGGGAAGCCGAGGATCCGGTCCAGCTCGTGAAAGATCCGCTCCCTCGGGTGGAAGCGGATCAGGAGAGTCTCCTCCTGAAAACTCTCGGTGATCTCACGCCCTCAGACGAGCAGCTCCTCCAGGTGGTAGCGGACGGCGGAGAGGTGAGCGTCCACGAAGCCGCCGAGGAGACCGACCGGAGCCTCTCCACGATCTACCGCGCCCTGGACCGCCTCGGAGATCTCCTCCGTAACGACTCCGGCACGCTCTCGTTCATATCGGAGAAAATCCGAGAGGATCTCTCCGGAGTCCTTCGGGAGACCGAGACCGCCCTGGAGTCCGGCGTGCGCCGTCTCTGTGAGCTCCTCGATCTCGATCCACGCCAGCTGGAGCAGAAGGGAAGCGCGTGGCAAAAGTGGCTCGCTCGGTGGGGAGCCGAGGCGGTGGAGCACGGTGATCAGTCCGAGCGGATGCTGATCAAAATCTCTACCATGATGGACCGGCTCCGTGCGACCGACCGGCCGCTCGTTGACGAGATCGTGGCCGAGGCGTACGAGGCGTGGTGTAACTCCGGCGGTCCTCGAGGAGACTGGTGGGATGCACAGGTGCAGTGGACGAACGGAGCGGATCAGACCCACACCGTCTCCGTCTCCGCGCTCCTGGAGCCCGACGGCTCTCCGGTTCGATCAGCTCCCGGCTGA